A DNA window from Desulfuromonadaceae bacterium contains the following coding sequences:
- a CDS encoding transposase, which produces MAYNPDIHHRRSIRLRDYDYSRTGAYFVTICAWQRECLFGEVADGMNALSPNGQIVLDVWENLPHHYPHAELDEFVVMPNHVHGIIVLHGETHTDRPGAVDVGAGCDVKVEAVKVRAGCGVKVRAGLKPAPTVMPMKRHGLSEIVRGFKTFSARRINQLRDTPGVPVWQRNYYERIIRDERELEAIRQYINDNPITWHDDENHPCRV; this is translated from the coding sequence ATGGCCTACAATCCAGATATTCATCATCGGCGATCCATCCGCTTGCGCGATTATGATTATTCCCGCACCGGGGCGTATTTCGTGACGATCTGCGCCTGGCAGCGTGAATGTCTTTTCGGTGAAGTGGCCGATGGGATGAATGCTTTAAGCCCGAACGGGCAGATTGTTCTAGATGTCTGGGAAAATTTGCCCCATCATTACCCACATGCCGAATTGGATGAATTTGTGGTCATGCCGAATCACGTCCACGGGATTATTGTGCTCCACGGCGAGACCCACACAGATCGACCAGGGGCGGTTGATGTAGGGGCGGGTTGTGACGTGAAGGTAGAGGCGGTGAAGGTAAGGGCGGGTTGTGGTGTGAAGGTAAGGGCGGGTTTGAAACCCGCCCCTACGGTGATGCCAATGAAACGTCATGGATTGTCGGAAATTGTGCGCGGATTCAAAACATTTTCCGCACGGCGAATCAACCAGCTGCGTGACACCCCCGGCGTGCCGGTGTGGCAACGCAATTATTACGAACGGATTATCCGTGACGAACGCGAATTAGAAGCGATTCGGCAATATATAAATGACAATCCAATAACATGGCATGATGACGAAAATCATCCGTGCCGGGTGTGA
- a CDS encoding DEAD/DEAH box helicase family protein, giving the protein MSPSEQEARQQIDALLTKAGWLVQDAGAAHIHAGRGVAIREFPLPGHGFADYLLYVDGKAAGVIEAKKTGTTLTGVETQSDKYTKGLPSSLPCWHHPLPFSYQSTGVETRFTNGLDPDPRSRGVFAFHRPETLAAWLTAAYAFTGTSSDLDGASLAAESVSASFLARLQQMPELVTEGLWPAQIKAITNLEESLRANRLRALIQMATGSGKTFTAISFIYRLIKFAGAKRVLFLVDRGNLGRQTLKEFQQYVSPYNNFKFSEEYIVQRLTSSTIDTTARVCICTIQRLYSILKGRDLPEDLEEENINGGSGLIREPEPIEYNPTIPIETFDLIITDECHRSIYNLWRQVLEYFDASLIGLTATPSKQTFGFFQQNLVMEYGHEQAVADGVNVNYDVYRIKTAITERGGQVEAGYYVDKRDRETRAVRWEQLDDDFQYDPNQLDRDVVAIDQIRKVIQTYRDKLFTEIFAGRSEVPKTLIFAKDDSHAEDIVKIVREEFGKGNDFAQKITYRTTGAKPEDLIASFRNSYNPRIVVTVDMIATGTDIKAVEVVFFMRSVKSRAYFEQMKGRGVRIINDNDLQAVTPDAVTKDHFVIVDAVGVCEQDQTDSRPMERKKNVSFEKLLQAVAFGNAEVDVISSVAARLSRLEKKLTPAEQHQVQELNGGKTLKSLTGDLVAALDPDRHLAAAQELSGQQEPDEKQIRKAATQLISEAAKPLCDPNLRDLLLAIKKKNEQIIDTVSPDTVIFAGFTEEKAQSVIASFEQFIADNKDEITALQVLYSKPYKQRLRFEDVRELAEKLVAQVEQLRIYQTHPQGWEKRVPDELWAAYQKLQASKVRGAAGNHILTDLVSLVRFAMQQDNELVPFPEKVQVNFRAWVEQQQASGKSFTAEQRNWLEMIRDHIAANLLIETEDFDYAPFAQAGGIGKVWQLFGDDLSKILVELNDALAA; this is encoded by the coding sequence ATGTCGCCTTCCGAACAAGAAGCACGCCAACAAATTGATGCCCTGCTGACCAAAGCCGGTTGGCTGGTGCAGGATGCCGGTGCCGCGCACATCCATGCGGGACGGGGTGTGGCAATCCGTGAATTTCCGTTGCCCGGTCACGGCTTTGCCGATTATCTGCTGTATGTCGACGGCAAAGCGGCAGGGGTCATCGAAGCAAAAAAGACCGGAACCACCTTAACCGGCGTCGAAACCCAATCCGATAAATACACCAAGGGGCTACCTTCCAGCTTGCCCTGTTGGCACCATCCGTTGCCATTCTCTTATCAGTCTACAGGCGTCGAAACTCGTTTCACCAACGGTCTTGATCCCGATCCCCGTTCGCGTGGCGTATTTGCCTTCCATCGTCCGGAAACTTTGGCCGCATGGCTTACCGCTGCCTATGCTTTTACCGGCACCTCTTCTGATCTTGATGGTGCGTCCTTAGCGGCAGAGTCTGTCAGCGCAAGTTTTCTCGCCCGCCTGCAACAGATGCCCGAACTTGTCACCGAGGGGCTATGGCCGGCGCAGATCAAAGCAATTACCAATCTCGAAGAATCTTTGCGAGCTAACCGACTGCGGGCGCTCATTCAGATGGCCACCGGCAGCGGTAAAACCTTTACCGCCATCAGCTTCATCTATCGTTTGATTAAATTCGCCGGAGCCAAGCGGGTGTTGTTTCTGGTTGATCGCGGTAATCTCGGACGGCAGACCCTCAAGGAGTTTCAGCAGTATGTATCGCCTTACAACAACTTCAAGTTCAGCGAGGAGTACATCGTTCAGCGTTTGACCTCCAGCACCATCGACACCACCGCCCGCGTCTGCATCTGCACCATTCAACGGCTCTACTCCATCCTCAAGGGGCGCGATTTGCCCGAGGATCTGGAAGAAGAGAATATCAACGGCGGCAGCGGGCTCATCCGCGAACCCGAGCCCATCGAGTACAACCCAACGATTCCCATCGAAACCTTCGACCTCATCATCACCGATGAGTGCCATCGCTCCATCTACAACCTGTGGCGGCAGGTCCTGGAATATTTCGACGCCTCTCTCATTGGCCTCACTGCCACACCGAGCAAGCAAACCTTCGGATTCTTTCAGCAGAATCTGGTCATGGAGTACGGCCATGAACAGGCCGTGGCCGATGGGGTCAACGTCAATTACGATGTCTATCGGATCAAAACCGCCATCACCGAACGGGGCGGTCAGGTCGAAGCCGGCTACTATGTTGACAAGCGCGACCGGGAGACGCGCGCCGTGCGTTGGGAACAACTCGACGACGATTTCCAGTACGACCCCAACCAGCTCGATCGGGACGTGGTCGCCATCGACCAGATCCGCAAGGTCATCCAGACCTACCGCGATAAACTCTTTACCGAAATCTTCGCCGGCCGCAGCGAGGTGCCCAAAACCCTGATCTTCGCCAAAGATGATTCCCACGCTGAGGACATCGTCAAGATCGTGCGTGAGGAGTTCGGTAAGGGGAACGATTTTGCCCAGAAGATTACCTACCGCACCACCGGAGCCAAGCCGGAAGATCTGATTGCATCGTTTCGCAACAGCTACAATCCCCGCATTGTCGTTACCGTCGACATGATCGCCACCGGCACTGACATCAAAGCGGTTGAGGTGGTGTTTTTCATGCGCAGCGTCAAATCTCGCGCCTATTTCGAGCAGATGAAGGGGCGCGGGGTACGCATTATCAACGACAACGACCTGCAAGCCGTCACTCCCGATGCCGTCACCAAGGATCATTTCGTCATTGTCGATGCCGTGGGAGTCTGCGAACAGGATCAGACCGATTCACGCCCGATGGAGCGCAAAAAGAACGTCAGCTTTGAAAAGCTGCTTCAGGCAGTTGCCTTCGGCAATGCCGAGGTCGATGTGATATCATCCGTCGCCGCACGTCTGTCCCGTTTGGAAAAGAAACTCACTCCGGCAGAACAACACCAGGTTCAGGAATTGAATGGCGGGAAAACTTTAAAATCCCTGACCGGCGATCTGGTCGCCGCCCTCGACCCGGACCGGCACCTTGCCGCCGCCCAAGAGCTCTCCGGACAACAGGAGCCGGATGAAAAACAGATCCGTAAGGCAGCAACGCAACTCATCAGCGAAGCGGCCAAGCCCCTGTGCGATCCGAACCTGCGGGATCTGCTGCTGGCCATCAAGAAGAAGAACGAGCAGATCATCGACACGGTCAGCCCCGACACGGTTATTTTTGCCGGTTTCACCGAGGAAAAGGCCCAAAGCGTGATCGCATCCTTCGAGCAGTTCATCGCCGACAACAAAGATGAAATCACCGCCTTGCAGGTGCTGTACAGCAAACCCTACAAGCAGCGGCTGCGCTTTGAGGATGTGCGCGAATTGGCAGAAAAGCTGGTCGCCCAGGTCGAGCAGTTGCGCATCTACCAGACTCATCCGCAGGGGTGGGAAAAGCGCGTGCCGGATGAATTGTGGGCCGCTTACCAGAAATTGCAGGCAAGCAAGGTGCGCGGCGCGGCAGGCAATCATATCCTGACCGATCTGGTCTCGCTGGTGCGTTTTGCCATGCAGCAGGATAATGAACTGGTGCCGTTTCCCGAAAAGGTGCAGGTGAATTTCCGCGCCTGGGTTGAACAGCAGCAGGCGAGTGGCAAGAGTTTTACCGCTGAACAGCGCAACTGGCTGGAGATGATCCGCGACCATATTGCCGCCAATTTGCTGATTGAGACGGAGGATTTTGATTATGCGCCCTTTGCGCAGGCGGGTGGGATAGGGAAGGTTTGGCAATTGTTTGGGGATGATTTGAGCAAGATTCTGGTTGAGTTGAATGATGCGTTGGCAGCGTAG
- a CDS encoding restriction endonuclease subunit S: MSNLHTEGLPEGWTSARVDEVCDVNPRLNKSEISDDLLVSFVPMPAVGAGDGSIDVSQKRPASEVKKGFTAFKQGDVLFAKITPCMENGKMAVVPKVINGYGFGSTEFHVLRPKEGVEARYVYYYVSSQNFRGVAERYMTGAVGQKRVSTKYLKEQKIPLAPLAQQTRIVAEIEKQFSRLDEAVANLKRVKANLKRYKAAVLKAAVEGKLTEEWRTSNVGAGLKPAPTETGAELLQRILAERLEKWQGRGKYKEPVAPDTSGLPELPVGWVWASVLQACDTVVDCHNKTAPYTDGGIPLVRTSNIRDGKLLFNDIRYIDQPTYEFWSRRCPPQPGDVLFTREAPMGEAAIIPPDVKLCMGQRMMLMRPSCAILGPYLLMSLLSPVVKRWIDLIAVGSGVKHLRVGDVELLPIPLPPRAEQHQIVAEVERRLSVVTKAEAQVDANLRRAERLRQSILKQAFSGQLVPPDCCEGETA, encoded by the coding sequence GTGAGTAATTTGCATACTGAAGGTTTACCAGAAGGCTGGACATCCGCCAGGGTTGATGAGGTCTGCGATGTAAACCCTCGGCTGAATAAATCTGAAATTTCCGATGACCTTTTGGTTTCCTTTGTCCCAATGCCTGCCGTAGGTGCAGGAGATGGATCAATTGATGTCTCTCAAAAACGACCAGCCTCTGAGGTCAAGAAAGGTTTTACTGCTTTTAAGCAAGGAGATGTTCTTTTTGCAAAGATAACTCCTTGCATGGAAAACGGAAAAATGGCCGTTGTCCCCAAGGTTATAAACGGTTATGGGTTTGGATCAACCGAATTCCATGTGCTACGTCCCAAAGAAGGGGTTGAGGCCCGGTACGTTTACTATTATGTGTCAAGCCAGAACTTTCGTGGTGTGGCCGAACGCTATATGACTGGTGCCGTTGGGCAAAAGCGTGTCTCAACAAAGTACCTTAAAGAACAAAAGATCCCTCTTGCCCCGCTGGCACAACAAACCCGCATCGTCGCGGAAATCGAAAAACAATTCTCCCGCCTCGACGAAGCCGTCGCCAATCTCAAGCGCGTCAAGGCCAACCTCAAACGCTACAAAGCCGCCGTCCTCAAAGCCGCCGTCGAAGGCAAACTCACCGAAGAATGGCGGACATCGAACGTAGGGGCGGGTTTGAAACCCGCCCCTACGGAAACCGGTGCCGAACTGCTTCAACGTATCTTGGCCGAACGGCTGGAAAAATGGCAGGGGCGGGGGAAATACAAAGAGCCGGTTGCGCCGGATACCAGTGGTTTGCCGGAGTTGCCGGTGGGGTGGGTTTGGGCGAGTGTTCTTCAAGCCTGTGATACGGTTGTTGACTGCCACAATAAGACAGCGCCTTATACTGACGGCGGAATTCCGCTTGTCAGGACGAGCAACATTCGTGACGGCAAGCTTTTGTTCAACGATATCCGTTATATTGATCAACCGACATATGAATTCTGGTCAAGAAGATGCCCACCTCAACCGGGCGATGTTCTTTTCACACGCGAGGCACCGATGGGTGAGGCAGCCATCATCCCGCCCGATGTCAAGTTATGCATGGGACAAAGAATGATGTTGATGCGGCCTTCTTGTGCGATTTTGGGACCGTATCTCCTTATGTCTCTCTTATCTCCTGTCGTTAAACGATGGATTGATTTAATTGCTGTAGGTTCTGGTGTCAAACATCTGCGAGTTGGTGATGTCGAGTTATTACCAATCCCTCTCCCCCCCCGCGCCGAACAACACCAAATCGTCGCCGAAGTCGAACGCCGCCTCTCCGTCGTCACCAAGGCCGAAGCACAAGTCGATGCCAACCTGCGCCGCGCCGAGCGCCTGCGTCAATCCATCCTAAAACAAGCCTTCTCCGGCCAACTCGTCCCACCGGATTGCTGCGAGGGGGAAACCGCATGA
- a CDS encoding virulence protein RhuM/Fic/DOC family protein codes for MSEIVIYKSDEDGTTRLEVQLDRETVWLNLNQMADLFQRDKSVVSRHLNAIFNSGELVREATVAKNATVQTEGGREVQRIIEYFSLDVIISVGYRVNSKPGIQFRQWATRILRDHLVKGFTVHEQRLREEAAKFKELRQTVDLLARTLSSQELVNDTGKDVLRVITDYAYALATLDRYDHGTLAIEQTTRETLHIIDYEQAIGIVHAMKGEFDGLFGIEKDQGFKSALGTIYQTFDGKELYPSIEEKAANLLYFVVKNHAFSDGNKRIAAAIFIYFLAGNGILYRSDGSKRLADNALVALTLLIAESRPEEKETIVKVIVNLINRSND; via the coding sequence ATGAGTGAAATTGTCATTTATAAATCTGACGAAGATGGAACAACCCGCCTTGAAGTTCAGCTTGACCGCGAGACCGTCTGGCTGAACCTCAATCAGATGGCAGATCTTTTTCAGAGAGATAAATCTGTAGTTTCCAGGCATTTGAACGCTATTTTCAATAGTGGCGAATTGGTGCGGGAGGCAACTGTTGCAAAAAATGCAACAGTTCAAACTGAAGGTGGGCGTGAAGTACAAAGAATCATCGAATATTTCAGCCTGGACGTTATTATTTCCGTCGGCTATCGCGTCAATTCCAAGCCCGGAATTCAATTTCGCCAATGGGCCACCCGTATTTTACGCGACCATCTGGTTAAGGGATTTACCGTCCATGAGCAACGGTTACGTGAAGAGGCGGCGAAATTCAAGGAGCTGCGCCAGACCGTTGATCTGCTGGCCCGGACACTGTCCTCCCAGGAACTGGTCAACGATACCGGCAAGGATGTGCTGCGGGTCATCACCGATTACGCCTACGCCTTGGCTACCCTGGATCGCTACGACCACGGGACGCTGGCCATCGAGCAGACAACCCGCGAGACGCTGCACATCATCGACTATGAACAGGCGATCGGCATCGTCCATGCCATGAAGGGGGAATTTGACGGGCTGTTCGGCATCGAGAAGGATCAAGGGTTCAAGAGCGCCCTGGGCACTATTTATCAGACCTTCGACGGCAAGGAACTTTATCCGAGTATCGAGGAAAAGGCCGCTAATCTGCTTTATTTCGTGGTCAAGAATCACGCCTTCAGCGATGGTAACAAGCGTATCGCCGCCGCCATCTTTATCTATTTTCTGGCCGGCAACGGCATCCTCTATCGATCCGACGGCTCCAAGCGCCTGGCCGACAACGCCCTGGTGGCACTGACATTGCTCATTGCCGAAAGCCGACCTGAAGAAAAAGAAACCATCGTTAAAGTCATCGTCAATCTCATCAATCGGAGCAACGATTAA
- a CDS encoding DUF4113 domain-containing protein, producing the protein KLKQTAGVLDLTDPQRRQRLLDITPVSEVWGIGRRHTESLARIGITTAGQLARMDTHFVRKQYSVVMARTLMELNGESCLDLEEITPAKKQIVCSRSFGEKISDKNQVRQALCEFAARAAEKLRKEKQRATVITAFIRTSPFDKNAPYYGNAATGRFFQPTSDTRQLAGMATNLFERIWKEGHRYAKAGVMLGDFTPEQQLQYPLFAHSEDTDTADRLMLAIDSINNTGIGKIWFGGQRPKKDWYMKQDLKSPAYTTRWECLPVVRV; encoded by the coding sequence AAAATTAAAACAGACCGCTGGCGTGTTGGACTTGACCGATCCACAGCGCCGGCAGCGGTTGCTCGACATCACCCCGGTATCCGAAGTCTGGGGGATTGGGCGGCGGCATACGGAAAGTCTCGCCCGCATCGGCATCACCACCGCCGGCCAGTTGGCGCGCATGGATACCCACTTTGTCCGCAAGCAATACTCCGTGGTCATGGCGCGCACCCTCATGGAGCTGAACGGCGAATCCTGCCTGGATCTGGAAGAGATCACCCCGGCGAAAAAGCAGATTGTCTGTTCCCGCTCCTTCGGCGAAAAGATCAGCGACAAAAATCAGGTCCGCCAGGCCCTCTGTGAGTTTGCCGCCCGTGCCGCCGAAAAGCTCAGAAAAGAGAAACAACGGGCAACCGTCATCACCGCTTTTATCCGCACCAGCCCTTTTGATAAAAACGCACCCTACTACGGCAATGCCGCTACCGGTCGTTTTTTTCAACCAACCTCCGATACCCGGCAGCTGGCCGGTATGGCCACCAATCTGTTTGAACGGATCTGGAAAGAAGGTCATCGTTACGCCAAGGCCGGTGTCATGCTGGGGGACTTTACCCCCGAACAGCAGCTGCAATACCCCCTGTTTGCTCACTCCGAGGATACCGACACCGCTGATCGACTGATGCTCGCTATCGACAGCATCAACAACACCGGTATCGGTAAGATCTGGTTCGGCGGGCAGCGCCCGAAGAAAGACTGGTACATGAAGCAGGATCTCAAGTCACCAGCCTATACGACGCGCTGGGAGTGTTTGCCGGTGGTGAGGGTGTGA